In the genome of Acidimicrobiia bacterium, one region contains:
- a CDS encoding NDP-sugar synthase, with the protein MKAVVLVGGEGTRLRPLTLTTPKPLLPVGGRPLIERQLAWLGAYGVDEVVLSLGYLPDAFVHHFPRDRFGAMRLVYAVEPEPLGTAGAIRFAVEQAGIDERVVVCNGDVLTTLDLRAFVEFHVDRDAAATIHLSHVEDPSALGAVPTYPDGEVQAFVEKPKPGTSPSDWINAGTYVLEPEVFARIPAGVAVSIERETFPGLLEERGKVYALGTDDYWLDVGTPQTYLDAHADVLAGRLGLPPVPDAQEASPGVWVQGEIDLTAATFEAPLLIGAGACFARGARVSASTIGPGAQVGLDAVVDGSVLHARALVADGAVARTSIVGADACVDARASVLDLSIVGAGARVSAGSTLVGGRVPVATAS; encoded by the coding sequence GTGAAAGCCGTCGTGCTCGTCGGCGGCGAGGGCACGCGCCTTCGTCCGCTGACCCTCACGACACCCAAGCCGCTGCTGCCGGTCGGCGGTCGGCCGCTCATCGAGCGTCAGCTCGCGTGGCTGGGCGCGTACGGCGTCGACGAGGTCGTGCTCTCGCTCGGGTACCTGCCTGACGCGTTCGTCCACCACTTCCCTCGTGACCGGTTCGGTGCGATGCGCCTCGTGTACGCCGTCGAACCGGAGCCGCTCGGAACCGCCGGTGCCATTCGCTTCGCCGTCGAGCAAGCAGGCATCGATGAACGCGTGGTCGTGTGCAACGGCGACGTGCTCACCACGCTCGACCTCCGAGCGTTCGTCGAATTCCATGTCGACCGCGATGCCGCGGCGACGATTCACCTGTCGCACGTTGAGGACCCGTCGGCTCTGGGAGCAGTGCCCACGTACCCCGACGGTGAGGTTCAGGCGTTTGTCGAGAAGCCGAAACCGGGAACGTCGCCGAGCGACTGGATCAACGCGGGGACGTACGTGCTGGAGCCTGAGGTGTTCGCCCGCATCCCGGCTGGGGTCGCCGTGTCGATCGAGCGTGAGACCTTCCCCGGGCTGCTCGAAGAACGCGGGAAGGTGTATGCCTTGGGAACCGACGACTACTGGCTCGATGTGGGCACACCGCAGACCTACCTGGACGCGCACGCCGACGTGCTTGCCGGGCGCTTGGGGCTTCCGCCGGTGCCGGACGCGCAGGAGGCGTCACCCGGCGTGTGGGTCCAAGGCGAGATCGACCTCACAGCGGCGACCTTCGAAGCGCCGCTGCTCATCGGTGCCGGCGCGTGCTTCGCGCGCGGTGCACGCGTCTCGGCCTCGACGATCGGGCCAGGTGCCCAGGTCGGACTGGACGCGGTCGTCGATGGTTCGGTCCTGCACGCACGCGCGCTCGTAGCTGACGGCGCGGTCGCGCGGACATCGATCGTCGGCGCCGACGCGTGCGTCGACGCCCGTGCGAGTGTTCTCGATCTCTCAATCGTGGGTGCCGGCGCGCGTGTT
- a CDS encoding glycosyltransferase family 2 protein — protein sequence MSEPRWAAVVVNYEAGDLLAECVQSLLADTSAGAAEIVVVDNGSTDGSIERLRSLVPDVQVITPDRNRGYASAANAGAAVTTGPVVAVCNCDVRVEAGTASAVLARFDHEPDLGAVGPSVRNVDGTQYPSARSIPRLRDAVGHGVLGLFKPGNRFTRRYRELDADPSQPRDVGFVSGAAVWLRRSALDAVGGWDAGYFMYVEDVDLCWRLRGAGWRVAYEPGGEVVHVQGASTARRPYRMLLSHHRSLLRFAAKRWHGWRRVLLVPAFGYLSVRFGLAALAHALGGRRSRPVSSRPTG from the coding sequence GTGAGCGAGCCCCGGTGGGCGGCGGTGGTCGTGAACTACGAGGCCGGCGACCTCCTGGCCGAATGCGTGCAGTCGTTGCTCGCCGACACCTCGGCCGGCGCGGCCGAGATCGTCGTCGTGGACAACGGGTCCACCGACGGCTCGATCGAGCGATTGCGTTCGCTGGTGCCTGACGTCCAGGTGATCACGCCCGATCGCAACCGCGGGTATGCAAGCGCCGCGAACGCGGGAGCCGCTGTGACGACTGGGCCCGTCGTCGCAGTCTGCAACTGCGACGTGCGTGTCGAAGCCGGAACTGCGAGCGCAGTGCTCGCAAGGTTCGACCACGAGCCGGATCTCGGCGCGGTCGGTCCATCGGTTCGCAACGTCGACGGTACGCAATATCCGTCGGCGCGCTCGATCCCGCGCCTGCGGGACGCGGTCGGTCACGGTGTGCTCGGCCTGTTCAAACCCGGCAACCGCTTCACCCGCCGTTACCGCGAGCTCGACGCCGATCCCTCGCAGCCACGCGACGTCGGCTTCGTGTCAGGCGCAGCCGTGTGGCTCCGTCGTAGCGCGCTCGATGCCGTGGGTGGCTGGGATGCGGGCTACTTCATGTACGTCGAGGACGTGGACCTCTGCTGGCGACTGCGCGGGGCCGGGTGGAGGGTTGCCTACGAACCGGGAGGCGAGGTCGTCCACGTGCAGGGTGCGAGCACGGCGCGGCGGCCGTACCGGATGCTGCTCTCGCATCATCGATCGCTCCTGCGCTTCGCGGCGAAGCGCTGGCATGGATGGCGCCGCGTGCTCCTCGTCCCGGCGTTCGGTTACCTCTCCGTGCGCTTCGGCCTCGCCGCGCTCGCCCACGCGCTCGGTGGGCGCCGGTCGCGGCCCGTCAGTTCGAGACCGACCGGGTAG
- a CDS encoding LCP family protein has product MENPSSARRAFAGRYAVAFGVSALLMIVAVVAVNYVIDQKIDEIDAVKVATAAAPPEGANYLVIGSDTREFVENAGQEEAFGNQEDVEGKRSDTMMVVHVEPGAQRTLVVSFPRDLWVDVPGVGMEKINYAFNISADKTIATLKANFGIEINHYIEVDFQSFEGIVKAIGSVPTYFPYPARDANTNLFVRTPGCRRLDGPASLAYVRSRSLEYLNLETDDWVSADIVPDISRIERQQSFIRSMAGLAVARSLNDPFTALDITNEVVQNLKADEGLAKDDILSIVEAFRTVNANDQSALDMRTFPWKSGPAQNGASVLYPDDPAWREMAKLLGDFGSVATTSSAAPSDVKLRVLDGTGQVDTATAALDELAKIGFKRAGARSDARAEVALTEVRYAPGEQDAGKLVLSYVEPSARLVLDPSLKGADVVLVLGADFVSILVPESLTTSTTGVADTLVPVTEEGLAPAPVADLSELGKPAPKIPPC; this is encoded by the coding sequence ATGGAGAACCCGTCGTCAGCCCGTCGCGCCTTCGCCGGGCGCTACGCGGTCGCATTCGGCGTCTCCGCGCTGTTGATGATCGTTGCGGTGGTGGCGGTCAACTATGTGATCGATCAAAAGATCGACGAGATCGACGCCGTCAAAGTTGCGACGGCAGCCGCGCCGCCCGAGGGGGCCAACTATCTCGTGATCGGCTCCGACACGCGTGAGTTCGTGGAGAACGCAGGGCAGGAAGAGGCGTTCGGCAACCAAGAGGACGTCGAAGGCAAGCGGTCCGACACGATGATGGTCGTTCACGTGGAGCCGGGAGCGCAGCGCACGTTGGTGGTGTCGTTCCCGCGTGACCTCTGGGTCGATGTTCCCGGTGTCGGGATGGAGAAGATCAACTACGCGTTCAACATCAGTGCCGACAAGACGATCGCGACCCTGAAGGCCAACTTCGGGATCGAGATCAACCACTACATCGAGGTCGACTTCCAGAGCTTCGAGGGCATCGTCAAGGCGATCGGCAGCGTGCCGACGTACTTCCCATACCCGGCACGCGACGCCAACACGAACCTCTTCGTTCGTACGCCCGGATGCCGTCGACTCGATGGACCGGCGAGCCTCGCCTACGTGCGGTCGCGCTCGCTCGAGTACCTCAACCTCGAGACCGATGATTGGGTGTCTGCAGACATCGTTCCCGACATCAGCCGCATCGAGCGCCAGCAATCCTTCATCCGGTCCATGGCTGGGCTCGCGGTGGCGAGGAGCCTCAACGACCCCTTCACTGCGCTCGACATCACCAACGAAGTCGTGCAGAACTTGAAAGCCGATGAGGGGTTGGCGAAGGACGACATCCTCTCGATCGTCGAGGCGTTCCGCACGGTGAACGCCAACGACCAGAGCGCGCTCGACATGAGGACCTTCCCGTGGAAGTCGGGCCCTGCGCAAAATGGTGCCTCGGTGCTGTACCCGGATGACCCGGCGTGGCGCGAGATGGCCAAGCTCCTCGGTGACTTCGGCAGTGTGGCCACCACGAGCTCCGCGGCGCCTTCCGACGTGAAGCTTCGGGTCCTGGACGGAACCGGGCAGGTCGACACGGCAACCGCTGCGCTCGACGAGCTCGCGAAGATCGGGTTCAAGCGCGCCGGCGCGCGTAGCGATGCGCGAGCAGAGGTGGCGCTTACTGAGGTTCGCTACGCGCCGGGTGAGCAAGACGCCGGCAAGCTCGTGCTCTCCTACGTCGAGCCCTCGGCCCGGCTGGTGCTCGACCCCTCGCTCAAAGGCGCCGACGTCGTCTTGGTGCTCGGTGCCGACTTCGTGAGCATCCTGGTGCCCGAGTCGCTGACCACGTCCACCACAGGCGTCGCGGACACACTGGTGCCGGTGACGGAGGAGGGGCTGGCACCCGCACCGGTCGCGGACTTGAGCGAGCTCGGCAAGCCGGCACCCAAGATCCCGCCCTGCTGA
- a CDS encoding anthranilate synthase component I family protein, translated as MVLRPTIPELASTPVVMRAGSTTIVAADPVEVVTAHRTDALRALDELTPGWWAGVLTYDLGRSVERVTCRLAADPELPDLVLARYDARLLITDTGTNLVGSPDARSRLERRVERAPRVADPTQLGSARSTLEKHEFEAGVRAIVALIESGECYQVNLTRQLAWDQGADPIALFHSLADRNPAPHAALVTLPVLPGAETVVVSSSPERFLAWRGRDVETRPIKGTAVDAAWLRASAKDRAENVMIVDLARNDLGRVCEYGTVHVPELCGVEAHPGLHHLVSTIRGRLREGVGPGGLVRATFPPASVTGAPKPRVLQAIEDLEPTRRGVYCGAIGWLDTERDEGDLAVAIRTFVVDSEGTRLGVGGGIVADSDPAAEWRETELKAAQLLVAAAGQRANGESELAGAASVPKGGRRHPATERARPE; from the coding sequence GTGGTGCTCCGTCCCACGATTCCCGAGCTCGCGTCCACACCAGTGGTGATGCGCGCCGGGTCCACAACCATCGTCGCCGCGGATCCGGTCGAGGTCGTCACCGCACATCGCACGGACGCGCTGCGCGCGCTCGACGAGCTCACACCCGGCTGGTGGGCCGGCGTGCTCACCTACGACCTCGGGCGGTCGGTCGAACGCGTCACGTGCCGCCTCGCAGCCGACCCCGAGCTCCCCGATCTCGTGCTGGCCCGGTACGACGCCCGGCTGCTGATCACCGACACCGGGACCAACCTCGTCGGATCACCCGATGCACGCTCACGGCTCGAGCGGCGTGTCGAGCGCGCGCCTCGTGTCGCGGATCCGACGCAGCTCGGGTCAGCGCGATCCACCCTGGAGAAGCACGAGTTCGAAGCCGGTGTTCGTGCGATCGTCGCACTCATCGAGTCCGGCGAGTGCTACCAGGTGAACCTCACTCGCCAGCTCGCGTGGGACCAGGGCGCCGATCCGATCGCGCTCTTCCACTCCCTCGCCGATCGCAATCCCGCACCCCATGCCGCACTCGTGACGCTTCCTGTCCTCCCTGGCGCCGAGACCGTTGTCGTGTCGTCGTCGCCCGAGCGGTTCCTTGCCTGGCGCGGCCGTGATGTGGAGACCCGCCCGATCAAGGGAACCGCAGTCGACGCGGCATGGTTGCGCGCGAGCGCGAAGGACCGTGCCGAGAACGTCATGATCGTTGATCTCGCGCGCAACGATCTCGGTCGCGTGTGCGAGTACGGAACGGTTCACGTCCCGGAGCTGTGCGGCGTCGAGGCTCATCCGGGCCTGCACCACCTCGTAAGCACGATCCGCGGTCGTCTTCGCGAAGGCGTTGGACCTGGCGGACTCGTGCGGGCGACCTTCCCCCCGGCTTCGGTCACGGGCGCACCCAAGCCGCGCGTCCTCCAGGCCATCGAGGATCTCGAACCGACGCGCCGCGGTGTGTACTGCGGGGCGATCGGATGGCTCGATACCGAGCGCGACGAAGGCGACCTCGCCGTCGCGATCCGAACCTTCGTCGTGGACAGCGAGGGGACGCGCCTCGGTGTGGGTGGGGGCATCGTCGCCGACTCCGACCCGGCCGCGGAGTGGCGCGAGACCGAGCTCAAAGCCGCGCAGCTGCTGGTCGCCGCTGCGGGGCAGCGAGCAAACGGAGAGAGCGAGCTTGCAGGAGCGGCGAGCGTCCCGAAGGGCGGTCGCAGGCATCCCGCGACCGAGCGAGCGCGACCAGAGTGA
- a CDS encoding aminotransferase class IV encodes MIICLNGQLVDEHEARISPFDHGLLVGDGVFETLRVYGGVPFAWRRHYERLVHSAHGLGLAVPELAALRAAADGVLNANGLHDARLRVTVTGGPAPLGSERGDAPPTVVVAATVLKQWPPTEAVATVPWPRNERGATAGLKTISYAENVRALAYAYERGANEAIFHNTRGELCEATGSNLFVVLDGVAVTPPGDSGCLLGVTRALVLELGREHGIAVEERSLTPDAFARAQEAFLTSTTREVHPIANVDDRELPAAPGPVTEQLAEAFKELVATNLDP; translated from the coding sequence ATGATCATCTGCTTGAACGGGCAGCTCGTCGACGAGCACGAGGCGCGAATCTCGCCGTTCGATCACGGATTGCTTGTCGGTGACGGCGTCTTCGAGACGCTGCGCGTGTACGGAGGGGTTCCCTTTGCGTGGCGGCGCCACTACGAACGGCTCGTCCACTCGGCGCACGGACTCGGATTGGCCGTCCCCGAGCTCGCCGCGCTGCGGGCCGCGGCCGACGGAGTGCTGAACGCCAACGGTCTGCACGACGCGCGGCTCCGCGTGACCGTGACGGGCGGACCTGCGCCACTCGGGTCCGAGCGCGGGGATGCACCACCCACCGTCGTCGTCGCCGCGACCGTGCTCAAGCAATGGCCGCCGACAGAGGCGGTCGCAACCGTGCCCTGGCCGCGCAACGAACGCGGCGCGACCGCTGGGCTCAAGACGATCTCGTATGCCGAGAACGTGCGCGCCCTCGCGTACGCGTACGAGCGAGGCGCGAACGAGGCCATCTTCCACAACACGCGTGGCGAGCTCTGTGAGGCGACCGGGTCGAACCTGTTCGTGGTGCTCGACGGGGTCGCGGTCACTCCGCCGGGCGACTCGGGATGCCTGCTGGGCGTGACGCGGGCACTTGTGCTCGAGCTCGGTCGGGAGCACGGCATTGCCGTCGAGGAACGCTCGTTGACGCCAGATGCGTTCGCCAGGGCACAGGAAGCGTTCCTCACCTCCACCACCCGAGAGGTGCACCCCATCGCCAACGTCGACGACCGCGAGCTCCCTGCCGCGCCCGGCCCCGTGACGGAACAGCTCGCTGAAGCGTTCAAGGAGCTCGTCGCGACGAATCTGGATCCATGA
- a CDS encoding biotin--[acetyl-CoA-carboxylase] ligase, whose translation MGDEPASRVGRWRVRRFDTIDSTNRWLLDEARGGAPEGLVAVADHQTAGRGRRGRTWSAPSGSSLLVSVLLRPRIDTQQVHVLTMAAAVALRAAVEQVASLRADVKWPNDLVVVDRKLAGILAETELTANGEIGAVVIGLGCNVEWVDFPPELAERATACNLEAGRPVDRAELLAAFLDRLAEQLDDLDGVPAAYRSVLATLGRRVRVDLGTRAIEGTATDIDEAGRLVVTNEDGISEVVAAGDVVHLRHP comes from the coding sequence ATGGGTGACGAACCCGCCAGCCGGGTCGGACGCTGGCGAGTTCGACGTTTCGACACCATCGATTCCACGAACCGGTGGCTGCTCGACGAGGCGCGCGGCGGCGCGCCGGAAGGACTGGTCGCAGTCGCAGATCACCAAACGGCAGGCCGGGGGCGTCGCGGGCGAACGTGGAGCGCACCGTCGGGATCGTCGCTCCTCGTGTCAGTGCTGCTGCGGCCCCGCATCGATACCCAACAGGTCCATGTGCTCACGATGGCCGCGGCCGTGGCGTTGCGCGCGGCTGTCGAGCAGGTCGCTTCGTTGCGTGCGGACGTGAAGTGGCCGAACGACCTCGTCGTGGTGGACCGGAAGCTGGCCGGCATCCTCGCGGAGACCGAGCTGACGGCCAACGGTGAGATCGGTGCGGTCGTGATCGGCCTTGGCTGCAACGTGGAATGGGTCGACTTCCCCCCAGAGCTTGCCGAGCGCGCGACCGCGTGCAACCTCGAGGCGGGCCGGCCGGTCGACCGAGCCGAGTTGTTGGCTGCCTTCCTCGATCGTCTGGCCGAGCAGCTCGACGATCTCGACGGGGTGCCAGCTGCATATCGGTCCGTGCTGGCAACGTTGGGCCGCCGCGTGCGGGTGGACCTCGGCACGCGCGCCATCGAGGGAACCGCGACCGACATCGACGAAGCCGGTCGGCTGGTCGTCACGAACGAAGATGGAATCAGCGAGGTCGTCGCCGCTGGCGACGTGGTCCACTTGCGACACCCGTGA
- a CDS encoding biotin carboxylase N-terminal domain-containing protein encodes MLSKILIANRGEIAVRVMRTCRELGIASVAVYSELDRDALHARFADEAHALGGQTAAESYLNTERMLEIARSSGADAVHPGYGFFAENADFARAVTDAGLTWIGPPPEAIEVMGDKISSRKAAAAAKVASVPGTLEPIVGVDDIVAFGEEHGWPVAIKAAFGGGGKGMKICESADDAASAFESATREATAYFGRPEAYLERYLTRPRHVEVQVFCDTHGTGVWLGERDCSTQRRHQKLIEETPAPGISDATREAMGAAAVKVALACGYVNAGTVEMLYQDEEFWFLEMNTRLQVEHCVTEEVTRLDLVAEQIRVANGAPLSFTQDSVTRHGHAIECRINAEDPSKRFLPSPGTLSRLRVPSGPGVRWDGGYEEGDTISQYYDNLIGKLVVWAPDRERATERMLRALGELVVEGVRTTTPAHLALLADPVFAAGQHSTKWVEDEFDTTLFAATPAPAAVSSAGDAEAATSPLVERAVPVEVNGKRFSVRLWLPDAPVSAGGGGTGRRTPRPRPAAAGSTGGSGDGVISAPMQGTIVKVLVAAGDEVEAGQALLVLEAMKMENHINAVGSGTVKEIRVEAGDTVGPGDVLLVLG; translated from the coding sequence GTGCTTTCGAAGATCCTCATTGCCAACCGCGGCGAGATTGCGGTGCGGGTCATGCGGACCTGTCGCGAGCTCGGCATCGCGAGCGTTGCCGTGTACTCGGAACTTGATCGCGACGCGCTCCATGCTCGGTTCGCCGACGAGGCACACGCGCTCGGGGGTCAGACGGCGGCCGAGAGCTACCTGAACACGGAACGGATGCTGGAGATCGCTCGCAGCAGCGGTGCCGACGCGGTGCACCCTGGGTATGGCTTCTTCGCCGAGAATGCCGACTTCGCCCGCGCCGTGACCGACGCCGGACTCACGTGGATCGGTCCGCCGCCCGAGGCAATCGAGGTCATGGGCGACAAGATCTCGTCGCGTAAGGCCGCGGCCGCGGCGAAGGTGGCCTCGGTTCCGGGAACGCTCGAGCCCATCGTCGGCGTCGACGACATCGTCGCGTTCGGCGAGGAGCACGGCTGGCCTGTCGCCATCAAGGCCGCCTTCGGCGGTGGCGGCAAGGGCATGAAGATCTGCGAGAGCGCCGATGACGCCGCGTCAGCATTCGAATCCGCAACACGCGAGGCGACGGCGTACTTCGGTCGCCCCGAGGCCTACCTCGAGCGCTACCTCACGCGGCCCCGCCACGTCGAGGTGCAGGTGTTCTGCGACACGCACGGCACCGGCGTATGGCTCGGCGAGCGCGACTGCTCGACGCAACGCCGCCATCAGAAGCTCATCGAAGAGACGCCCGCACCAGGGATCTCGGATGCAACGCGCGAGGCCATGGGCGCGGCCGCGGTGAAGGTGGCACTCGCCTGCGGGTACGTGAACGCGGGCACGGTCGAGATGCTCTACCAGGACGAGGAGTTCTGGTTCCTCGAGATGAACACACGGCTGCAGGTCGAGCACTGCGTGACCGAGGAGGTCACGCGCCTCGACCTGGTTGCCGAGCAGATCAGGGTGGCCAATGGCGCGCCGCTCTCGTTCACCCAGGACTCGGTGACGAGGCACGGACACGCGATCGAATGCCGGATCAACGCCGAGGACCCGTCGAAGCGGTTCCTCCCGTCACCGGGCACCCTCAGTCGCCTGCGTGTGCCGAGCGGGCCCGGTGTGCGCTGGGACGGTGGCTACGAAGAGGGCGACACCATCTCGCAGTACTACGACAACCTGATCGGCAAGCTCGTCGTCTGGGCACCCGATCGTGAACGGGCTACCGAGCGCATGCTGCGCGCGCTCGGAGAGCTGGTGGTCGAGGGTGTCCGCACGACCACGCCCGCGCACCTCGCATTGCTCGCCGACCCGGTGTTCGCCGCCGGACAGCACTCCACGAAGTGGGTCGAGGACGAGTTCGACACGACCTTGTTCGCCGCCACGCCCGCGCCCGCCGCGGTGTCATCCGCGGGCGATGCCGAGGCCGCCACGTCTCCACTCGTCGAACGCGCGGTTCCGGTCGAGGTGAACGGGAAGCGGTTCTCCGTGCGACTCTGGCTCCCCGACGCGCCGGTCAGCGCAGGGGGTGGCGGGACGGGACGGCGTACGCCGCGGCCGCGGCCGGCCGCGGCCGGCAGCACGGGCGGCTCGGGCGACGGCGTCATCAGTGCGCCAATGCAAGGGACGATCGTAAAGGTGCTCGTTGCCGCGGGAGACGAGGTCGAGGCAGGACAGGCGTTGCTCGTGCTCGAGGCGATGAAGATGGAGAACCACATCAACGCGGTGGGGTCAGGAACGGTGAAAGAGATTCGCGTCGAGGCCGGCGACACGGTCGGCCCTGGCGACGTGCTGCTCGTCCTCGGCTAA
- a CDS encoding FAD-dependent oxidoreductase, with protein MPTTRLVIIGGGPAGNACATVAATLGAEVTLVEREIVGGAAHLWDCIPSKALIATGGELSELHRAPEMGLRAEGTLDVQALTRRIDSIQKHLHASVFELLGSQGVRLVTGTARFKDDHTVVAETDDGLEELEADFVVIATGSRPRVPDFAAVDGERILTTRHCYPPPEIPEHAIVIGSGVTGVEFTHMFASLGSKVTLLVSRQQVLPIKDAEVASVLEDAFLARGVTLLKGARASAIDRDGDVVRVSCEDGRVIEGSHAILAVGSVPSTEGLGLPEIGVLLDDGAYVVVNHNCVSSQRHVYAIGDVSGKLPLSSVAAMQGRKIAEHLMGMHNRPHRNLDYDKAASAVFTEPEIADVGLAEAEAFASGRKIRVTKVPFTANAKALIQGDPRGFVKIISDPATGVVLGGSIVGRNAAELIGVVALAVTAGLKVSDIVDSLLVHPTLSESLADAAS; from the coding sequence ATGCCAACGACGCGCCTCGTGATCATCGGCGGAGGTCCCGCCGGCAACGCGTGCGCCACGGTCGCCGCCACGCTCGGGGCCGAGGTGACGCTCGTCGAACGCGAGATCGTCGGTGGTGCCGCGCACCTGTGGGACTGCATCCCGTCCAAGGCGCTCATCGCGACCGGGGGAGAGCTCAGCGAGCTCCACCGCGCACCAGAGATGGGGCTGCGGGCCGAGGGCACGCTCGACGTGCAAGCGCTGACGCGTCGCATCGACTCGATCCAGAAGCACTTGCACGCGTCGGTGTTCGAGCTTCTTGGCTCACAAGGTGTACGGCTGGTCACCGGAACCGCGCGCTTCAAGGATGACCACACCGTCGTCGCCGAGACCGACGACGGGCTCGAAGAGCTCGAAGCCGACTTCGTGGTCATCGCGACCGGTTCACGGCCGCGTGTTCCCGACTTCGCGGCGGTCGACGGCGAACGCATCCTCACCACGCGCCACTGCTACCCACCGCCCGAGATCCCCGAGCACGCGATCGTGATCGGTTCGGGTGTGACCGGTGTCGAGTTCACCCACATGTTCGCCTCGCTCGGGTCCAAGGTCACGTTGCTCGTCTCCCGTCAGCAGGTGCTCCCGATCAAGGACGCCGAGGTGGCGTCAGTGCTCGAAGACGCGTTCCTCGCTCGAGGCGTCACCCTGCTCAAGGGGGCGCGGGCGTCGGCGATCGACCGTGACGGCGATGTGGTGCGCGTGAGCTGCGAAGACGGACGGGTCATCGAGGGCTCACACGCGATCCTGGCCGTCGGCTCCGTTCCGAGTACGGAGGGCCTGGGGCTTCCGGAGATCGGCGTGCTCCTCGACGACGGTGCCTACGTAGTGGTGAACCACAACTGCGTGTCGAGCCAGCGCCACGTCTATGCCATCGGCGATGTCTCGGGGAAGCTCCCGCTCTCGTCGGTCGCGGCGATGCAAGGCCGCAAGATCGCTGAGCACCTCATGGGCATGCACAACCGTCCACACCGCAACCTCGACTACGACAAAGCCGCGTCGGCGGTCTTCACCGAACCCGAGATCGCCGACGTCGGGCTCGCCGAAGCCGAGGCGTTCGCGAGCGGCCGAAAGATCCGAGTCACGAAGGTGCCGTTCACCGCCAACGCCAAGGCGCTCATCCAGGGCGACCCGCGCGGCTTCGTGAAGATCATCTCTGACCCCGCGACCGGGGTGGTCCTCGGTGGCTCCATCGTCGGACGCAACGCAGCCGAGCTCATCGGGGTCGTAGCGCTCGCCGTCACCGCCGGCCTCAAGGTCAGCGACATCGTCGATTCGCTGCTCGTACACCCGACGCTCAGCGAGTCCCTCGCCGACGCGGCGTCCTGA
- a CDS encoding DUF4921 family protein yields MPELRHDALTGRLVLVAAARGARPHTTSPITRVADGAAACAFCPGHEAETPPEIARLGAGGPGEPGWRVRVFPNLYPIVGGEEAGTGATGAHEVIALSPDHDRDFGALTHDEAAEVLGMLRDRARANVGSGHEYVQVLINHGRAAGASIAHPHAQLVALDFIPPAVTVATERFADAASDLVLADLADAVDREQGVVVGEEVAAWCPTGSASPFEIRIAARWAGARFDEATDAHVLGVAVVLRDVLASVADVLDHPPYNVVIHGADAPSGARYHWWVEVTPRTAVVAGFELGTGVFVNSVDPEHAAAQLRDAR; encoded by the coding sequence GTGCCCGAGCTGCGACACGATGCGCTCACCGGGCGCTTGGTGCTGGTCGCCGCCGCTCGGGGAGCGCGTCCACACACGACTTCCCCAATCACCCGCGTCGCAGATGGGGCCGCCGCATGCGCGTTCTGTCCCGGGCACGAAGCAGAGACGCCGCCCGAGATCGCGCGCTTGGGTGCGGGTGGACCGGGTGAACCCGGATGGCGCGTGCGCGTTTTCCCCAACCTGTACCCCATCGTCGGGGGCGAAGAAGCGGGGACGGGCGCGACCGGAGCGCACGAGGTGATCGCGTTGTCCCCGGATCACGACCGCGACTTCGGGGCGCTGACCCATGACGAGGCGGCCGAGGTGCTCGGCATGTTGCGGGATCGCGCCCGCGCCAACGTGGGCTCTGGTCACGAGTACGTCCAGGTCCTGATCAACCACGGCCGTGCCGCCGGGGCATCCATCGCCCACCCGCACGCGCAGCTCGTAGCGCTCGACTTCATTCCCCCCGCGGTCACCGTGGCGACGGAGCGGTTCGCCGACGCGGCGTCCGATCTCGTGCTCGCGGACCTCGCCGACGCAGTGGATCGGGAGCAAGGCGTCGTGGTCGGCGAGGAGGTGGCGGCGTGGTGCCCGACGGGATCCGCTTCCCCGTTCGAGATCCGCATCGCGGCACGTTGGGCGGGTGCCCGGTTCGACGAGGCCACCGACGCGCACGTACTCGGGGTGGCCGTGGTGTTGCGCGACGTGCTTGCGAGTGTCGCGGACGTGCTCGATCACCCGCCCTACAACGTCGTGATCCATGGCGCCGACGCGCCGTCCGGCGCCCGATACCACTGGTGGGTCGAGGTCACGCCGCGGACCGCAGTGGTTGCCGGCTTCGAGCTCGGCACGGGCGTGTTCGTCAACTCGGTCGACCCCGAGCACGCGGCAGCACAGCTCCGGGACGCGCGGTGA
- a CDS encoding SRPBCC family protein, with protein MRISQCERFAAPPTTVWRAVEDISTHPTWMRDAIEITLLTEEHGGIGAEFACLTKVGPFRNHDVLRVTEWETDAVMGIAHTGVVTGTGRFTLTPDGSGTRFCWEEVLRFPWWMGSAVGERIAKPVLGRVWRKNLRRLKAIVESR; from the coding sequence GTGAGGATCTCGCAATGCGAACGGTTCGCCGCGCCGCCAACGACGGTGTGGCGCGCCGTCGAGGACATCTCGACCCACCCGACGTGGATGCGAGATGCCATAGAGATCACGCTCTTGACGGAGGAGCACGGAGGCATTGGCGCCGAGTTTGCCTGCCTCACGAAGGTCGGTCCCTTCCGGAACCATGATGTGCTCCGCGTGACCGAATGGGAGACCGACGCGGTGATGGGCATCGCGCATACTGGCGTCGTCACCGGTACCGGGCGCTTCACGCTCACACCGGATGGCTCCGGCACGCGCTTCTGTTGGGAGGAGGTGCTGCGCTTCCCGTGGTGGATGGGCAGCGCCGTCGGCGAGCGGATCGCGAAACCGGTGCTCGGTCGAGTGTGGCGGAAGAACCTCCGACGGTTGAAGGCGATCGTCGAGAGCCGCTAG